A single Flavobacterium sp. 1 DNA region contains:
- a CDS encoding DUF1016 family protein — protein sequence MNNEIEIYKGLLTNIKNRVRQGQLKVNLATNAELLATYWDIGRMIHYQQQQKG from the coding sequence ATGAACAACGAAATAGAAATATACAAAGGATTACTAACTAACATAAAAAATAGAGTTCGCCAAGGACAGCTAAAAGTCAATCTTGCCACCAATGCCGAATTGTTAGCAACCTATTGGGATATTGGTCGAATGATTCATTATCAGCAACAGCAAAAAGGTTGA
- a CDS encoding glycoside hydrolase family 32 protein yields the protein MKYRNIIVLASIFFSAVSCSEEETYIGGSISGGESEMTSIYPAPPSQWMGGTDPYYSAGYTGDIMPFFDNGKFHIYFLHDAQNKPAGKGFHDIHKYLSTDLAHFTYEGQMIPFGKATDPDFATGTGSVVKVGNLYYFYYTGHNGTPAFLQSNARESVLCATSSDLENWTKVPSFKLTAPAGYYNFDFRDPHVFYNDELKKYSMLVSTQTEPGRKAVLLHFTSADPASGKWDVQAPIYTTTPEENYLMMECADIFKMGNYWYLMFSENWSGNKGTHYRMATSINGPWLTPKNDMIDGEYFYAGKTASDGNNRYVFGWNARKTPENDSGNKDWAGNMVTHQLVQNADGTLGTQALQSVKDLFSKKTVSTEVDATSGNANANNGTYTLSSAAEKAMITFKPIGKKAKIKAEVTLGKTNGTAGFVFHTNDTGSYYKIVFDIAQSKIAGYNSASQETARIPFQFQANVKYDVEIITEGSTAVLYINGKIALTNRIYGRDKNKWGLLSEGQNAVFTNLQVTQPE from the coding sequence ATGAAATATAGAAACATAATAGTATTGGCTTCCATTTTCTTTTCGGCAGTTTCGTGCAGCGAGGAAGAAACTTATATTGGAGGTTCAATCTCAGGAGGTGAGTCAGAAATGACAAGTATTTACCCCGCACCGCCCTCTCAATGGATGGGCGGAACCGACCCGTATTACAGCGCAGGTTATACAGGAGATATTATGCCTTTTTTTGACAACGGAAAATTCCATATCTATTTCCTTCATGATGCCCAGAATAAACCTGCGGGCAAGGGTTTTCATGATATCCATAAATATTTAAGTACCGATTTGGCTCATTTTACCTATGAAGGACAAATGATCCCATTCGGAAAAGCTACTGATCCTGATTTTGCCACTGGCACAGGGTCAGTTGTAAAAGTGGGTAATCTTTATTACTTTTATTACACTGGTCACAATGGAACTCCGGCTTTTTTGCAGTCAAATGCGAGAGAAAGCGTTTTGTGCGCTACTAGTTCAGATTTGGAAAATTGGACAAAAGTACCTTCTTTCAAATTAACAGCACCAGCTGGGTATTATAACTTTGATTTTAGAGATCCGCATGTGTTTTATAACGATGAATTAAAGAAATATTCGATGTTAGTAAGCACGCAGACGGAACCTGGTAGAAAAGCGGTTTTACTGCATTTCACAAGTGCCGACCCAGCGTCTGGGAAGTGGGATGTTCAAGCTCCAATTTACACCACAACCCCTGAAGAAAATTATTTAATGATGGAATGTGCTGATATTTTTAAAATGGGAAATTATTGGTATTTGATGTTTTCAGAAAACTGGAGCGGCAATAAAGGAACGCATTACCGAATGGCAACATCAATTAACGGGCCTTGGCTGACGCCAAAAAATGATATGATTGACGGTGAATATTTTTATGCCGGAAAAACAGCTTCAGACGGAAATAATAGATATGTTTTTGGCTGGAATGCCAGAAAAACGCCTGAAAATGATTCAGGGAATAAAGATTGGGCAGGGAATATGGTTACCCATCAGTTAGTACAAAATGCTGATGGAACTTTGGGCACTCAGGCACTGCAGTCAGTAAAAGATTTGTTTTCTAAAAAGACTGTCAGTACAGAAGTGGATGCAACATCAGGAAATGCAAATGCAAATAATGGAACATATACTTTGTCAAGTGCAGCAGAAAAAGCCATGATAACATTTAAGCCTATTGGAAAAAAAGCAAAAATAAAAGCGGAAGTTACATTAGGGAAAACAAATGGAACAGCTGGATTTGTTTTTCATACGAATGATACAGGAAGTTATTACAAAATTGTTTTTGATATTGCTCAAAGTAAAATTGCGGGGTATAATTCAGCTTCTCAGGAAACGGCAAGAATTCCTTTTCAGTTTCAAGCAAATGTGAAATATGATGTTGAAATAATTACAGAAGGAAGCACAGCAGTTCTTTACATAAACGGTAAGATTGCATTAACAAACCGTATTTACGGCAGAGATAAAAATAAATGGGGACTGTTGTCTGAAGGACAAAATGCAGTGTTTACAAATCTTCAGGTTACACAGCCCGAATAA
- a CDS encoding carbohydrate kinase family protein: MNSEKNLKAVAYGEVLWDVFPTHKKIGGAPLNVALRMKSFGAESAIISKVGSDADGEEIVSFLSEKGVDTDIIQTSEEYKTGVVNVMINEKGNASYDILYPSAWDKITLNEDIKKKVSDSDVFIFGSLICRDEESRSTLNALLDEAKYKVFDANLRAPYYTTDVLIELMMKADFIKLNDEELFEISRKLDSPYNSFEQNIKFIADKTNTKQVCVTKGAFGAVLYYDKKFYYNSGYFIKVVDTVGAGDSFLASLIVRLLKGKSPQKSLNYACAIGALVAGKEGANPKISEDVIRDYMKIEKKNTINK, from the coding sequence ATGAACAGCGAAAAAAACCTTAAGGCGGTGGCCTACGGAGAGGTGCTTTGGGATGTCTTTCCAACTCATAAGAAAATAGGCGGAGCACCATTAAATGTAGCACTTAGAATGAAATCGTTTGGTGCAGAATCAGCGATTATCAGTAAAGTAGGTTCCGATGCCGATGGGGAAGAAATTGTTTCTTTTTTATCTGAAAAAGGAGTTGATACCGATATAATTCAAACTAGTGAAGAGTATAAAACTGGAGTAGTTAATGTGATGATTAATGAAAAAGGGAATGCATCCTATGATATTTTATATCCTTCTGCATGGGATAAAATAACACTGAATGAAGATATTAAGAAAAAAGTTTCTGATTCGGATGTTTTTATTTTTGGAAGCTTAATCTGCAGAGATGAAGAATCCAGATCAACTTTGAATGCTTTATTAGATGAAGCAAAATATAAAGTTTTTGATGCTAATTTAAGAGCTCCTTATTATACAACTGACGTCTTAATTGAGCTTATGATGAAAGCAGATTTTATCAAGCTTAACGATGAAGAATTGTTTGAAATAAGCAGAAAATTGGATTCCCCTTATAATTCTTTTGAGCAGAATATTAAATTCATTGCTGATAAAACAAATACAAAACAAGTATGTGTTACTAAAGGGGCATTTGGTGCAGTTTTGTACTATGATAAAAAGTTTTACTATAACAGCGGTTATTTTATTAAAGTTGTAGATACAGTTGGTGCAGGGGATTCTTTTTTGGCTTCACTAATAGTAAGACTGCTAAAAGGGAAGTCACCTCAAAAGTCATTGAACTATGCTTGTGCAATTGGGGCTTTAGTCGCCGGAAAAGAAGGCGCGAATCCCAAGATTTCTGAAGATGTAATTAGGGATTATATGAAAATTGAGAAAAAAAACACTATTAATAAATAG
- a CDS encoding Crp/Fnr family transcriptional regulator has product MISKLLYFISAKIKLTDNDTELCKRYFEAVSFPKNSVIEEEEKVPKYLYYIVSGYLRLYHYNESGDEVTTHINCPPGFFTSYSNFISQQKSNEKVECITACELLRITKDDLDSLTDESPAIKDFSIMVFQQSISYNEKRSRELAALSAAQRYHKLITEQPDILHHVPIAQIASFLGMKPESLSRIRKKMIN; this is encoded by the coding sequence ATGATATCAAAACTCCTATATTTTATTTCAGCTAAAATTAAATTAACAGATAACGACACAGAGCTTTGCAAAAGATATTTTGAAGCGGTATCATTTCCCAAAAACAGTGTGATTGAAGAGGAAGAGAAAGTTCCAAAATACTTATATTATATCGTTTCAGGCTATCTGCGCTTGTACCATTACAATGAATCGGGTGACGAAGTGACAACGCATATTAATTGCCCGCCGGGATTTTTTACCTCTTATTCCAATTTTATAAGCCAGCAAAAATCTAATGAAAAAGTGGAATGCATAACAGCCTGTGAGTTATTGAGAATTACAAAAGATGATTTGGACAGCTTAACAGACGAAAGCCCTGCAATCAAAGATTTTAGCATTATGGTCTTTCAGCAATCCATTAGCTACAATGAGAAGCGATCAAGAGAGTTGGCGGCTTTATCTGCTGCTCAACGATATCATAAACTCATAACGGAACAACCTGATATACTTCACCACGTACCGATAGCTCAAATCGCTTCCTTTCTTGGAATGAAACCCGAAAGCCTGAGTAGGATACGAAAAAAAATGATTAACTAA
- a CDS encoding DUF4960 domain-containing protein yields MRKFIYKIWMQASLILALLFIVTACEDSFENGGFDVNSPSNVISFKLKGTAGEIDQKTGKITVTMPYGSDITDVIPEVILEADATSNLNLSAPANFTNPVKFRVINGNLFKDYTVTVTVLSPIKSFKINGIAAVINDVSKTITMTLPENTNLTALKPVIELTDGVSISPASGATVNFTNPVTFVVTSNGKSVNYTANVGVPVKGLVVAFLGTAATRAEITNMDEITASNWLFENFTGAKYISFDAVLKGADLSDIDVIWWHFDSATNLPAAAYNPAVTAALKSFRTNGGNLLLTSFASQYVDALGIVPSGKGPNNVFGDFPPNGFVDGNSWGMSFVGHENHPIFAGLVTYESGKANLLQSGTFRLNHTAWWFLPEWGGYVNGEGWKNQTGGTNLASEAWDNALNGRVTIAEFPNTGTDKNAVVISMGAYDWYNEANSSGVPSQANEFIGNIRLLTQNSINYLAEN; encoded by the coding sequence ATGAGAAAATTTATATATAAAATCTGGATGCAGGCGTCTTTGATACTGGCATTGCTTTTCATAGTAACAGCATGTGAAGACAGTTTCGAAAATGGGGGTTTTGATGTCAATTCACCTTCTAATGTTATTTCTTTTAAGCTAAAGGGAACAGCAGGAGAAATCGACCAGAAAACAGGAAAGATTACCGTTACGATGCCTTACGGATCTGATATTACAGATGTAATTCCAGAAGTTATTTTGGAAGCAGATGCAACTTCAAATCTTAATTTATCAGCGCCTGCCAATTTTACAAATCCAGTAAAATTTAGGGTAATAAATGGTAATCTGTTTAAAGATTATACCGTAACCGTAACCGTTTTGAGTCCAATTAAGAGTTTTAAAATTAATGGAATAGCTGCAGTAATTAATGATGTCAGCAAAACGATAACGATGACTCTGCCCGAAAATACTAATTTAACAGCACTGAAACCCGTAATCGAATTAACGGATGGAGTTTCTATTTCGCCGGCTTCAGGAGCAACGGTTAATTTTACAAACCCGGTAACTTTTGTGGTAACATCAAATGGAAAAAGCGTTAATTATACTGCTAATGTTGGTGTACCGGTAAAAGGTTTAGTAGTTGCCTTTTTAGGAACAGCTGCAACTAGAGCTGAAATAACAAATATGGATGAAATTACAGCTTCAAACTGGCTGTTTGAAAATTTCACAGGAGCTAAATACATATCATTTGATGCTGTTTTAAAGGGTGCCGATTTGAGTGATATCGATGTGATTTGGTGGCATTTTGATTCGGCGACTAACTTGCCTGCTGCAGCATACAATCCTGCGGTAACAGCAGCACTGAAAAGCTTTAGAACTAATGGAGGGAATCTATTGTTAACTTCATTTGCTTCACAATATGTAGATGCTTTAGGAATTGTTCCTTCTGGAAAAGGACCTAATAATGTTTTTGGAGATTTTCCTCCTAACGGATTTGTAGATGGAAATTCATGGGGAATGTCATTCGTAGGACATGAGAATCACCCAATCTTTGCAGGTTTGGTGACTTACGAATCTGGAAAAGCTAATTTACTGCAAAGCGGTACTTTTAGATTAAATCACACTGCCTGGTGGTTTTTACCGGAATGGGGAGGCTACGTAAACGGAGAAGGCTGGAAAAATCAAACTGGCGGAACAAACTTAGCCAGTGAAGCCTGGGATAATGCTCTTAACGGAAGAGTTACTATTGCTGAGTTCCCGAATACAGGAACCGATAAAAATGCAGTCGTGATTTCGATGGGAGCTTATGATTGGTATAACGAGGCTAATAGCAGCGGGGTGCCAAGTCAGGCCAATGAGTTTATTGGCAATATCAGACTTTTGACGCAAAACAGCATCAATTATTTAGCTGAAAATTAA
- a CDS encoding DUF1016 N-terminal domain-containing protein has translation MIPKVAIDLRNELSEVKGFSERNIRAMVSFYIEYSNFSIWQLPVAELETDSIG, from the coding sequence ATTATCCCGAAGGTAGCAATCGATTTAAGAAACGAACTCTCTGAAGTAAAAGGATTTTCCGAAAGAAATATAAGAGCGATGGTTTCTTTTTATATTGAATATTCTAATTTCTCAATTTGGCAACTACCCGTTGCCGAATTGGAAACTGACTCAATTGGGTAA
- a CDS encoding RagB/SusD family nutrient uptake outer membrane protein: MKKIIYIAGFLVMGIISSCSDFLETNPRGVLSEDDIVTPESVEGFMNAAYAQLGNDHYDSPYSLWPFGNVRSDDAYKGGSGTNDIQDFHFFEVSNNIRPDFGELDSFWYISYVGVSRANKALKALEQISEVDYPLKKTRIAEMRFLRGHFYFMLKIMFRNVPYITEDIPVEDYKTISNKALPNEELWNKIAADFQAAANDLPETQPQVGRATQKAAYAYLAKTRLYQAYTQDETYAVTGINTQHLQEVIAATDKVIGKATLEPDFANNFLPGTFENGSESIFSIQFSDNDGTLYGRLNFSDVLSTPQGLGCCDFHKPSQNLVNAFKTGADGLPQFDTYNNQDFDYKNIDANTVDPRLYHTVAMPGLPYKYDPEFLYVEAWVRSPGTYGYFASLKENVAPSCSCVVNIDPFYGNSKNRIQIRYADVILMRAEALIELGRQAEALPLINQIRERASQSTGRLPYVKNFKINTYVDGVNCSWTKDFARKALRWERRLELAMEGNRFFDLVRWGVTDQVMNAFFDKEKTKRSYYQDAFFDAHKEEYCPIPLKQINFSQGLYKQNLGY; encoded by the coding sequence ATGAAAAAAATAATATATATAGCAGGGTTTTTAGTGATGGGAATCATCTCTTCCTGTTCTGATTTTTTGGAAACTAACCCGCGCGGCGTATTATCTGAGGATGATATTGTTACACCAGAATCGGTAGAAGGATTTATGAATGCTGCCTACGCACAATTGGGGAATGATCATTATGATTCCCCTTACAGTTTGTGGCCTTTTGGAAATGTCCGTTCTGATGATGCCTATAAAGGCGGCAGCGGTACTAATGACATTCAGGATTTTCACTTTTTTGAAGTATCCAATAATATCAGACCTGATTTTGGTGAATTAGATTCTTTTTGGTACATCAGTTATGTGGGAGTTTCCAGAGCTAATAAAGCTTTGAAGGCTTTGGAGCAAATTTCGGAAGTGGATTATCCGCTGAAAAAAACACGTATTGCAGAAATGCGTTTTTTAAGAGGACATTTTTATTTTATGCTGAAAATTATGTTCCGAAATGTGCCATACATTACAGAAGATATTCCTGTAGAGGATTATAAAACGATTTCAAACAAAGCACTTCCGAACGAAGAACTTTGGAATAAAATTGCAGCAGATTTTCAGGCTGCAGCCAATGATCTGCCGGAAACACAGCCACAAGTTGGGCGTGCCACCCAAAAAGCCGCTTATGCTTACTTAGCCAAAACCCGTTTGTATCAGGCTTATACACAGGACGAAACCTATGCTGTTACAGGAATCAATACGCAGCATCTTCAAGAAGTAATTGCAGCTACAGATAAAGTAATTGGAAAAGCCACTTTGGAGCCTGATTTTGCTAATAACTTTTTACCTGGGACTTTTGAAAACGGTTCTGAATCCATTTTTTCTATTCAATTTTCAGATAACGACGGAACTTTATACGGGAGGTTAAATTTTTCGGATGTTCTTTCTACTCCTCAAGGGTTGGGATGCTGTGATTTTCATAAGCCAAGTCAAAACTTAGTAAATGCCTTTAAAACAGGTGCTGATGGTTTGCCTCAATTTGACACTTATAATAATCAGGATTTTGATTATAAAAATATAGATGCCAATACGGTTGACCCTAGATTGTACCATACGGTTGCAATGCCAGGTCTGCCATACAAATACGATCCTGAATTTTTATATGTTGAAGCATGGGTAAGATCTCCGGGAACTTATGGCTATTTTGCTTCTTTAAAGGAAAATGTGGCACCAAGCTGCAGCTGTGTTGTGAATATTGATCCATTTTACGGAAATTCAAAAAACAGAATACAAATTCGTTATGCTGATGTGATTTTGATGCGTGCTGAAGCTTTGATTGAATTAGGAAGACAAGCCGAAGCTTTACCGTTAATCAATCAGATTAGAGAGAGAGCGTCTCAAAGTACAGGAAGGCTTCCGTATGTGAAGAACTTTAAAATCAATACTTATGTTGACGGAGTTAACTGCAGCTGGACTAAAGATTTTGCCCGAAAAGCATTGCGCTGGGAACGCCGTTTAGAATTGGCTATGGAAGGAAACCGCTTTTTTGATCTTGTTCGCTGGGGTGTAACCGATCAAGTTATGAATGCGTTTTTTGATAAGGAAAAAACAAAACGCAGCTATTATCAAGATGCCTTTTTTGATGCACATAAAGAAGAGTATTGCCCGATTCCGTTAAAACAGATTAATTTCAGTCAGGGATTATACAAACAAAATTTAGGATACTAA